GCCGCCAGCCGCATCCCCGTTTCCGCTCTCGCTTTCGGTTTCCGCGTTCGCTGCCACAACCTGGCCCGGCGACCGCGGTGCGCGCGAATCCAGTTCAAGCCAGTCGCGGAACGGCAAGCGATAGACCATGTCCATCACTTCAAACTCCAATCCCCCGGCTGGTTGGTATTACTGTTCCAAAGCGCAACGACGCCGCTCTTTTTCTGCGGGTCGAACATGATCAGCGCGCGATAGCCATTGATTCCGCCGCGGTGCCCAATGACGCGATGCCCGGCGTAGTTGTAGCTGCGCCAGCCATAACCGTACCAGGCGGTCTTGATCCGTTCGAGGAACTTGCGCAGCCGCATCCGCTCGCCCGGCGTCTTCACGTATGGTGCGTGGATGATCTTCAGCAACTGCGGATCGAGGACAGCGGGCATCTCCCCCATTTGCGCGACCATCCACAACGTCAAATCCTTGATGTTGCTGTTGACGCCGCCCGCCGCCGGCACCTTGTAATAGGTATCGACCAGCCGCAGCTCGCGACCGCCGGTGCCGTGCGGACGTGCCCAACTCCTGTTCGCCGTGAGCGCGGGCAGCGACATGCTGGCGCTGGTCATGCCGATGGGGTTGAACAAATGCTGCTTGACCGCCTGCTCGTAGGTCTGGCCGGTGGCGTCCGCGACAATGTCGCTCGACGCGTCGAAGGCGATATTCTGATATGACCAGCAGGTCCCGGGCGCACAAGTCAGGTTCAGCTGGCCGAGCGACTGGCGGAGGATGTGGGGATCCATCCCTTCTTCCAGCTTGTTGTCATAGGCGTTGCGGTAAAGGCCGACGCGGTGGGACAGCAGATGGCCGACGGTGGCGCTATATTCCGCCTGCGCGGGAAGCTTGAGGCCCGGCGCGTAATTAACCACCGGGGCGTCGAGCTGGACCTTGCCTTGCTGCGCCAGCTTGGTGACCATTGTCCCGGCAACGCCCTTGGATATCGAGGCCCAGCGAAACACGGTCTCGGGCGTCACTGGCTGGCCTGAACCTTCCAGGGTTTCGCCGTAGCCGCGAAGGAAAGTGATGCGGCCGTTTTCGACCACGCCCACCGCCAGGCCGACCATCGCCGGCTTGGTCATCAGTTGCTGCAGCCGTTGGTCGAGCAGTGCATAGTCGACATCGCGGCGCGCAGCGGTCGAGACGGCGGCGAACTTGAGATTGGCCTGCGCGACCTTTTGTGCTTCGTCCTGCTGCGCGGTCTCCGGGCGCATGGCAAGCAGCGACGCGCCCATCAACAGGACGAACGCGCCCAACCCGTATTTATGCGCTCTCTGCAAATTCGCCTCTCCCCGCCCCAACCTTTGTGTGGCGGGCACGGGGACGGCCCTCAACGTTGCTTGGCCGTGCCTGCGACGAGCCGATTCCCTGGCGCGACGAACGCATTGACCCCTTGCGTCTGGCCTTGGGCCGAGCCGTCGCTTAAAGGCGCCCTTGGGAGCAAAGGGCAGATGCAATTTCTGAAGACATTGTTCTGGGTGCTGCTCGCAGTGGTGCTGGTCCTGTTCGGCACGCGCAACTGGGCAGACGTCACGCTCAACCTGTGGGGTGATATTCAGGCGGATATCAAGATCCCGCTCTTGCTGCTGATTGTCTTCCTGCTCGGACTCATCCCCACCTGGCTGGTGATGCGGGCGCGCATGTGGTCGACCAACCGCCGCATTGAGGCGCTCGAGCGTCATCAGGCAACAGCGGCCGAGAGCGTGGCACCGGCCAGTGAAGGACCCGTAATTTGAACCCGATTTTCGTCGCCATCGATACGACCGACGTCCATCGCGCCGCGGCCCTGGCGCGCGACCTCACAGGCGCCATCGGCGGGGTGAAGCTTGGCCTCGAATTTTTCTGCGCTAACGGCCACGAAGGCGTCCTTCGCCTGGCCGAGCGCGAGCTTCCGGTGTTCCTCGACCTCAAGCTTCACGACATTCCCAATACGGTCGGCAAGGCGGTGCGCGCGCTTGCACCGCTCGAGCCTGCCATCCTCACAGTGCACGCCGCCGGCGGCCGCGCGATGCTCGCCGCGGCGAAGGAGGCGGCACCTGCAGGCACCAAGGTGGTTGCAGTCACCGTGCTCACCAGCCTTGACCGGTCGGACCTTGCCGACTGCGGCATCGGCGGATCGCCGGTCGAGCAGGTCGAGCGACTAACGGCGCTTGCGAAGAGCGCCGGGGTCGATGGCATCGTCTGTTCCGGCGCCGAAGTCGCCGCCGCGCGGGCGGCCTGGCCGGACGGCTTCTTCGTCGTCCCCGGCATTCGCCCCGACGGCGCCGAGACCGCCGACCAGAAACGCGTCGTCACGCCGCGCCAGGCGTTGGACGACGGAGCGTCGATCCTGGTTATCGGCCGTCCGATCACCGGAGCGACGCGGCCTGGCGAGGCCGCATCTGAAATTGCCGCGAGCTTGCGCCGCGCGGCCGACCAGTGGGACAAGTGAAATGAGTTGGCTGAGCCGCGTCCGCAACGGAATCCCTTTCCTGCCCAAACGGCAGACCGCGGACAATCTTTGGCACAAGTGCCGCAAGTGCGGGACGTTGGTCTTCGTCAAGGAATGGGAAGACAATTACAGCGTCTGCCCGCGCTGCGATTATCATGACCGGATCGGCCCCAAGACGCGTTTCGAACATCTATTCGACGGCGGCAAATATGAACTGCTGCCCGCGCCCGAGGTGCGCGAAGACCCGCTCAAGTTCCGCGACACCAAGCGCTACACGGATCGCCTCAAGGCCGCGCGAAGCGCGACCGAGGAGCGTGACGCGCTGCTCAACGCGGCGGGCGCGATCGACGGCCATGCGGTAGTGATCGGCGTGCAGGACTTCGCCTTCATGGGCGGGTCGATGGGGGTCGGCGTCGGCGCCGCCTTCGTCGCCGGCGTGAGGGCGGCAGTCGAGCGTAAGTGCCCATACATTCTGTTCACCGCCGCGGGCGGCGCACGCATGCAGGAGGGAATCCTGTCGCTAATGCAGATGCCGCGCACCACGGTCGCGCTCGCCGACCTGCGCGATGCCGGCCTGCCCTATATCGTCGTCCTGACCGATCCGACGACGGGCGGAGTCACCGCGTCCTATGCGATGCTTGGCGACGTCCAGATCGCCGAGCCGGGCGCGCTGATCGGTTTTGCAGGACAGCGCGTGATCGAACAGACGATCCGCGAGAAACTGCCCGAAGGCTTCCAGCGCGCCGAATATCTGCTCGAACATGGCATGATCGACATGGTCGTCCCGCGCAGCGAGCTTAAGGAACGGCTGGCGCTGCTGGTATCGTACTTGACGCCTCAGAAGCGGGCGGCGTGAGCATTCTCCCCCTTCCGCTTGCGGGAGGGGGTCGGAGGGTAGGCCTGTCACGG
The sequence above is drawn from the Sphingomonas lutea genome and encodes:
- a CDS encoding serine hydrolase domain-containing protein; protein product: MQRAHKYGLGAFVLLMGASLLAMRPETAQQDEAQKVAQANLKFAAVSTAARRDVDYALLDQRLQQLMTKPAMVGLAVGVVENGRITFLRGYGETLEGSGQPVTPETVFRWASISKGVAGTMVTKLAQQGKVQLDAPVVNYAPGLKLPAQAEYSATVGHLLSHRVGLYRNAYDNKLEEGMDPHILRQSLGQLNLTCAPGTCWSYQNIAFDASSDIVADATGQTYEQAVKQHLFNPIGMTSASMSLPALTANRSWARPHGTGGRELRLVDTYYKVPAAGGVNSNIKDLTLWMVAQMGEMPAVLDPQLLKIIHAPYVKTPGERMRLRKFLERIKTAWYGYGWRSYNYAGHRVIGHRGGINGYRALIMFDPQKKSGVVALWNSNTNQPGDWSLK
- a CDS encoding lipopolysaccharide assembly protein LapA domain-containing protein, with translation MQFLKTLFWVLLAVVLVLFGTRNWADVTLNLWGDIQADIKIPLLLLIVFLLGLIPTWLVMRARMWSTNRRIEALERHQATAAESVAPASEGPVI
- the pyrF gene encoding orotidine-5'-phosphate decarboxylase; the encoded protein is MNPIFVAIDTTDVHRAAALARDLTGAIGGVKLGLEFFCANGHEGVLRLAERELPVFLDLKLHDIPNTVGKAVRALAPLEPAILTVHAAGGRAMLAAAKEAAPAGTKVVAVTVLTSLDRSDLADCGIGGSPVEQVERLTALAKSAGVDGIVCSGAEVAAARAAWPDGFFVVPGIRPDGAETADQKRVVTPRQALDDGASILVIGRPITGATRPGEAASEIAASLRRAADQWDK
- the accD gene encoding acetyl-CoA carboxylase, carboxyltransferase subunit beta: MSWLSRVRNGIPFLPKRQTADNLWHKCRKCGTLVFVKEWEDNYSVCPRCDYHDRIGPKTRFEHLFDGGKYELLPAPEVREDPLKFRDTKRYTDRLKAARSATEERDALLNAAGAIDGHAVVIGVQDFAFMGGSMGVGVGAAFVAGVRAAVERKCPYILFTAAGGARMQEGILSLMQMPRTTVALADLRDAGLPYIVVLTDPTTGGVTASYAMLGDVQIAEPGALIGFAGQRVIEQTIREKLPEGFQRAEYLLEHGMIDMVVPRSELKERLALLVSYLTPQKRAA